One region of Pirellulales bacterium genomic DNA includes:
- a CDS encoding NfeD family protein: MGFCCLLGGFQIATFAQPPQNPPAAAEAPPPAADQPAVVDPAGARGGLVKLKLPITGDVDTRFRNALQRLLARFPAEQGTRPILVIEFSPATSAEDAGAPANPPQDDAHKSDFSRSQALAELLRSPDLQRVRVVGYIPPKVQVRGHAVLVALACPELIMARDAELGEGGIHDQSGIDRSEAYKAAAQTGGKPVPLALGFWSAKNKVHRAEIADAGVEFVLEADLPKLREQKNVTAEKALDRLPFNFTGLECKQLLGIVNYLAANRQELAAALKIPEKLLNDEFFLGAGAKTAQLRIEGVLSPALLAEIDKKLTQAHQDGVNFVLVVIRSPGGAPSAAAGLMQTLANLRSNDDHPFRTVAWIDQEALGDAAWIALGCDEIVMSPQARIGGYGSGNPTPDDRANLILAYKDHKNELDVNVRRGIAMQKNRPSWSLGAALIGNTESAALYRNKVSNLRKVFSPEELRQQADPAAWEQLQEIARANEPLELTGTNALSYGLAAFNAENMHQLKEHYGLEASPELLEPGWVDFLLRAIRNDYVMIFLLLIGGAGILAELQTPGVGLGGFIAFLCFMLYFWGQFLEGTAGWLEVLLFVFGLIFVLMEIFVFPGFGILGFGGGLMILASLILASQTTVIPTNAYQLNQLRNTLLVLLGAGAGTIGVAVLLHKFLPSTPGLNRMLLEPPSEQERLDQARRESLADFSHLLGQRGKTTTRLTPAGKALISDQLVDVVAPGDYIDPGKTIEVIEVRGHRVVVRAV, translated from the coding sequence ATGGGATTTTGTTGTTTGCTGGGCGGTTTTCAAATTGCCACATTTGCCCAGCCGCCCCAGAACCCCCCGGCAGCCGCGGAAGCTCCTCCGCCAGCCGCTGACCAGCCCGCAGTGGTAGATCCCGCCGGAGCGCGTGGCGGGTTGGTAAAGCTTAAACTTCCCATCACGGGAGATGTGGATACGCGCTTTCGTAATGCCTTGCAACGGTTGCTAGCGCGGTTTCCCGCAGAACAAGGGACGCGTCCTATTTTGGTGATTGAGTTTTCCCCCGCCACATCCGCCGAGGATGCCGGCGCACCAGCCAATCCCCCTCAAGATGACGCCCATAAAAGTGATTTTTCCCGTTCTCAGGCATTGGCGGAATTGCTTCGCTCTCCCGATTTACAGCGAGTGCGGGTGGTAGGCTATATCCCCCCCAAGGTGCAGGTGCGGGGGCATGCTGTGCTGGTGGCGTTGGCTTGCCCAGAGCTGATCATGGCCCGTGACGCGGAATTGGGCGAAGGAGGAATTCACGATCAATCGGGCATCGACCGTAGTGAAGCCTACAAGGCGGCGGCCCAAACCGGCGGCAAACCGGTTCCCCTGGCATTGGGATTTTGGAGCGCAAAAAACAAAGTTCATCGGGCGGAAATTGCGGATGCAGGGGTGGAATTTGTGCTGGAAGCCGATCTGCCTAAACTACGCGAACAAAAAAATGTCACCGCCGAAAAAGCCTTGGATCGGCTCCCCTTTAACTTTACCGGCTTGGAATGCAAGCAACTGCTGGGCATTGTGAATTATCTGGCGGCGAACCGTCAGGAATTGGCCGCGGCCCTCAAAATACCCGAAAAGTTGCTGAATGATGAATTCTTTTTGGGGGCGGGCGCCAAAACCGCGCAGTTGCGCATCGAAGGGGTGCTCAGCCCGGCGTTGTTGGCGGAAATTGATAAAAAACTAACGCAGGCACATCAAGACGGGGTCAATTTTGTGCTCGTGGTGATTCGTAGTCCTGGTGGCGCTCCCTCGGCGGCGGCGGGATTAATGCAAACCCTGGCAAATTTGCGCAGCAATGATGACCATCCCTTTCGGACGGTGGCCTGGATTGACCAGGAAGCGTTGGGGGACGCGGCCTGGATCGCCCTGGGCTGTGATGAGATTGTGATGAGCCCCCAGGCGCGGATCGGCGGTTACGGCAGTGGCAATCCCACGCCGGATGACCGGGCAAACTTGATACTGGCGTATAAAGATCACAAAAATGAGCTGGATGTGAATGTGCGGCGGGGGATTGCCATGCAAAAGAACCGCCCTTCCTGGTCGCTGGGGGCGGCGTTGATAGGCAATACCGAGTCGGCCGCGCTTTACAGAAACAAAGTCAGCAACCTCCGCAAGGTATTTTCCCCGGAAGAATTGCGGCAGCAGGCCGATCCCGCCGCTTGGGAGCAATTGCAAGAAATTGCCCGCGCTAACGAACCGTTGGAATTAACCGGCACCAATGCCCTGAGTTATGGGCTGGCGGCGTTTAACGCCGAAAATATGCACCAACTCAAAGAGCACTATGGCTTGGAAGCCAGCCCCGAATTATTAGAACCGGGCTGGGTGGACTTTTTATTGCGGGCCATTCGCAACGACTATGTGATGATCTTTTTGTTGTTAATTGGCGGCGCGGGGATTTTGGCGGAACTGCAAACTCCCGGCGTCGGCCTGGGGGGTTTTATCGCCTTTCTGTGCTTTATGCTGTATTTTTGGGGCCAATTTCTGGAAGGGACCGCCGGCTGGCTGGAAGTGCTCTTGTTTGTTTTTGGATTGATTTTCGTATTGATGGAAATTTTTGTCTTTCCCGGTTTTGGCATCCTGGGCTTTGGTGGCGGGTTGATGATCTTGGCTTCGCTCATTTTGGCCAGCCAGACCACGGTGATCCCCACCAACGCCTACCAACTGAATCAGTTGCGCAATACGCTGCTAGTGTTGCTGGGAGCGGGGGCGGGGACGATAGGCGTGGCGGTGCTATTGCACAAATTTCTCCCCAGCACGCCCGGCCTCAATCGGATGCTGCTGGAGCCTCCCTCGGAGCAAGAACGCCTGGACCAGGCCCGTCGCGAAAGTCTGGCGGATTTTTCCCATTTGCTAGGCCAGCGGGGAAAAACCACCACTCGCCTGACTCCCGCCGGAAAGGCCCTCATTTCCGATCAATTGGTGGATGTAGTCGCGCCGGGAGATTACATTGACCCGGGCAAAACCATCGAAGTAATCGAAGTTCGCGGCCATCGAGTCGTCGTGCGCGCGGTCTAG
- the floA gene encoding flotillin-like protein FloA (flotillin-like protein involved in membrane lipid rafts): protein MPHALFADITTTITIIAVIVIFIFALILFVVFANYFRLWIQSYATGANIGIFDIILMTFRKVNPNVIVKSKIMAVQSGLGDESGITSRSLQAHYMANGSVPQVVQAMIMASKAKILELDFKTATAIDLAGRDVKDAVGTSVYPKVIDCPSRSSGKETLEAVAKNGILLKVKARVTVRTNIEQLIGGATEQTIIARVGEGIVSAIGSAETHWEVLENPDRISKTVLARKLDSQTAFEIVSIDIADIDVGENVGARLQADQAEATMRMARANAEKRRAEAEATEQENIAEIERSRAQVTEAEAEVPRAIAQAFRSGKLGIVDYYKLRNVQADTEMRRSIAGNGQAAVTS, encoded by the coding sequence ATGCCGCACGCCTTGTTTGCCGATATCACGACCACGATCACGATCATCGCGGTGATCGTGATCTTTATTTTCGCGCTGATTTTGTTTGTCGTATTTGCCAATTACTTTCGCTTATGGATTCAATCCTACGCCACCGGGGCAAATATTGGCATTTTTGACATCATTCTCATGACCTTTCGCAAGGTCAATCCCAATGTAATTGTCAAAAGCAAGATCATGGCCGTGCAGTCGGGGCTGGGGGATGAATCGGGCATCACCAGCCGTTCGCTCCAAGCGCATTACATGGCCAATGGCAGCGTGCCCCAGGTGGTCCAGGCCATGATCATGGCCAGCAAGGCCAAGATATTGGAACTCGATTTTAAAACCGCCACCGCCATCGATCTGGCGGGACGCGATGTCAAGGACGCCGTCGGCACCAGTGTCTATCCCAAGGTCATCGACTGCCCCTCCCGCAGCTCGGGCAAGGAGACCCTGGAGGCTGTCGCCAAAAATGGGATTCTGCTTAAGGTAAAAGCCCGCGTGACCGTCCGCACCAATATTGAACAGCTCATCGGCGGAGCGACCGAACAAACCATCATCGCCCGCGTGGGGGAAGGGATCGTCAGCGCGATTGGCTCCGCCGAGACCCACTGGGAAGTGTTGGAAAACCCCGACCGGATCAGCAAAACCGTGCTCGCGCGCAAGCTCGACTCGCAAACCGCGTTCGAGATCGTCTCGATCGATATCGCCGATATTGACGTCGGCGAAAATGTCGGCGCTCGCCTGCAGGCCGATCAGGCCGAGGCCACCATGCGCATGGCCCGCGCCAACGCCGAAAAACGCCGGGCCGAGGCCGAGGCCACCGAGCAGGAAAACATCGCCGAAATTGAACGGAGCCGCGCCCAAGTCACCGAGGCCGAAGCCGAGGTCCCCCGCGCTATCGCCCAGGCGTTTCGCAGCGGCAAGTTGGGCATTGTGGATTATTACAAACTACGCAACGTCCAGGCCGACACCGAAATGCGGCGCAGCATCGCCGGTAATGGCCAGGCCGCCGTGACCAGCTAG
- a CDS encoding DegT/DnrJ/EryC1/StrS family aminotransferase — MKIYRPDFPAAAPVPMDAGTTTGQQPLSAVPLLDIQRQHAPLRGEMAAALERVLDSGKYILGPECEHLERNLEAYLQTKHAVGCASGSDALLLALMALGIGPGDEVIVPSYTFFATASAVWRLGAMPVFVDIDPATYCLNPRHVQARLTRATKAIIPVHLFGQCADLQTLREVAAPHQIPLVEDAAQAIGAKFQGQSAGTIGEIGCFSFYPTKNLGGIGDGGMLTTNNDELAARLKLLRGHGMEPRYYHQVVGINSRLDSLQAAALNVKLPYLPHWVAHRAANAARYHEMFHDRGLDRVLGLPVTAAYGEHAWNQYVVRVPDGRRDALRQYLTQCKVGTEIYYPLALHEQACFRSLGYSAGSLPESERAARETLALPIFPELTTTEMQTVVYRIAEYFGVRRTAAPQPVAAPVPIPRPVFLDREPLQNAAAPAAYVQYVVNGSL; from the coding sequence ATGAAAATCTACCGCCCCGACTTTCCCGCTGCCGCGCCCGTGCCCATGGATGCAGGAACAACGACTGGACAACAACCCCTGTCGGCGGTCCCATTGCTGGATATTCAGCGGCAACATGCCCCGCTGCGGGGGGAAATGGCGGCCGCGCTGGAACGAGTTTTGGACAGCGGCAAATACATTTTGGGGCCGGAATGCGAACATTTGGAACGAAACCTAGAAGCCTATCTGCAAACCAAGCATGCCGTGGGTTGTGCCTCGGGAAGCGACGCGCTGCTCTTAGCGCTGATGGCATTGGGGATTGGCCCGGGAGACGAGGTCATCGTTCCCAGCTACACGTTTTTTGCCACGGCCAGCGCCGTGTGGCGCTTGGGGGCGATGCCGGTCTTTGTGGATATTGACCCGGCGACATATTGCCTGAATCCCCGCCATGTCCAGGCCCGCCTGACCCGCGCGACCAAAGCGATCATCCCGGTGCATTTGTTTGGTCAGTGCGCGGACTTGCAAACATTGCGGGAAGTGGCCGCGCCCCACCAGATTCCGCTGGTGGAAGACGCCGCCCAGGCCATCGGGGCCAAATTTCAGGGTCAGTCCGCCGGGACCATAGGAGAAATTGGCTGCTTTAGTTTTTACCCCACCAAAAACCTGGGTGGGATTGGCGATGGCGGCATGCTGACCACCAATAATGACGAATTGGCCGCGCGGCTCAAGCTTTTGCGGGGGCATGGCATGGAACCCCGTTACTACCACCAGGTGGTCGGCATCAACAGCCGCCTGGATTCGTTGCAAGCCGCCGCGCTCAATGTCAAACTTCCCTACCTGCCGCACTGGGTCGCCCACCGCGCCGCCAATGCCGCCCGCTATCATGAAATGTTCCACGACCGCGGGCTGGACCGGGTGTTGGGCCTGCCTGTCACGGCGGCGTATGGCGAACATGCCTGGAACCAATATGTGGTGCGCGTGCCGGACGGCCGTCGCGACGCCCTGCGGCAATATCTGACCCAGTGCAAAGTTGGCACCGAGATTTATTATCCCTTGGCATTGCATGAGCAAGCGTGCTTCCGCTCTTTGGGCTACAGCGCGGGGAGCCTGCCCGAGTCGGAACGGGCCGCGCGGGAAACGCTGGCCTTGCCGATTTTCCCGGAATTAACAACCACGGAAATGCAAACCGTGGTTTACCGGATCGCCGAATACTTTGGCGTGCGACGGACAGCCGCGCCGCAACCCGTTGCGGCACCGGTGCCAATTCCACGGCCGGTATTTCTGGATCGCGAACCACTCCAGAACGCCGCTGCTCCCGCCGCGTATGTGCAATACGTCGTGAATGGCAGCTTATAA
- the eno gene encoding phosphopyruvate hydratase, producing the protein MSTIVDIHGRQILDSRGNPTVEVDVTLVDGSFGRAAVPSGASTGIHEAWELRDGDAKHFLGKSVLKAVENINSTLAHELNGMDALDQTGVDLRMLELDGSDNKKNLGANAILGVSLAVAHAAADHAGLPLYRYLGGPGARLLPAPMMNIINGGAHADNSVDVQEFMVMPLGFDSFSEALRCGTEIFHQLKKVLKGKKLNTAVGDEGGFAPDLKSNSEALDLIMEAIQQAGYKPREQVQIALDVAATELFDEHKKQYVLGKKGGKEETLSPAGMVEMLASWAEKYPICSIEDGCSEDDWEGWKMLTDKLGANVQLVGDDLFVTNTKRLQQGIDKGIGNSILIKVNQIGTLTETIEAIQLAHRNGYTTISSHRSGETEDATIADLAVALGTGQIKTGSASRTDRMAKYNQLLRIEEELGAGAIYAGPLFKKKR; encoded by the coding sequence ATGAGCACGATTGTTGACATTCACGGACGCCAAATTCTCGACAGCCGCGGCAACCCCACCGTCGAGGTCGATGTCACCCTGGTTGATGGCTCATTTGGGCGGGCCGCGGTCCCTAGCGGGGCTAGCACCGGCATTCACGAGGCCTGGGAGCTGCGCGACGGCGACGCCAAGCACTTTTTGGGCAAGTCCGTCCTCAAGGCGGTGGAAAACATTAACTCCACCCTGGCCCATGAGCTGAACGGCATGGACGCGCTCGACCAAACCGGCGTCGACCTGCGCATGCTCGAACTGGATGGGTCTGATAATAAGAAAAACCTGGGGGCCAACGCCATCCTGGGCGTGTCGCTGGCTGTCGCCCACGCCGCGGCGGACCACGCTGGCCTGCCGCTGTACCGTTATCTGGGTGGGCCTGGCGCGCGGTTGCTGCCCGCTCCCATGATGAACATTATCAACGGCGGCGCCCATGCCGATAACTCCGTCGATGTTCAGGAATTTATGGTGATGCCGCTGGGTTTTGACAGCTTTAGCGAGGCCCTGCGTTGCGGGACCGAGATCTTTCACCAATTAAAGAAAGTCCTCAAAGGGAAAAAGCTGAATACCGCCGTCGGCGACGAAGGAGGCTTTGCCCCGGACCTCAAAAGCAACTCTGAGGCGCTCGACCTGATCATGGAAGCGATCCAGCAAGCCGGATACAAACCGCGCGAGCAAGTGCAGATTGCCCTGGATGTGGCTGCCACGGAACTGTTTGACGAGCACAAAAAGCAATACGTCCTAGGCAAAAAAGGGGGCAAGGAAGAAACCCTTTCTCCCGCCGGCATGGTCGAAATGCTAGCCAGTTGGGCCGAGAAATACCCCATTTGCTCGATCGAAGATGGCTGCAGCGAGGACGATTGGGAAGGTTGGAAAATGCTCACCGACAAACTCGGGGCCAATGTGCAACTGGTGGGGGATGATCTGTTTGTCACCAACACCAAGCGGCTGCAACAAGGGATCGACAAGGGGATCGGCAACAGCATTTTGATCAAGGTCAACCAGATCGGCACCCTGACCGAAACAATCGAGGCGATTCAACTGGCCCACCGCAACGGTTACACCACGATCAGCAGCCACCGCAGTGGCGAGACCGAGGACGCCACCATCGCCGATCTGGCGGTCGCCTTGGGGACCGGCCAAATCAAAACCGGCTCCGCCAGCCGGACCGACCGCATGGCCAAGTACAACCAACTGCTCCGGATCGAAGAAGAACTGGGCGCGGGGGCGATCTACGCCGGTCCGTTGTTTAAGAAGAAACGGTAA
- a CDS encoding SHD1 domain-containing protein: protein MRHHILAWTVCALLLMGVAHPVSGAETRKWQSHDGKYNVTGELQEFREATGEVLIHKENGKTITVPLSVLSAADQEYVKAQTTQPHDAEHPPAKAATESDEQLAKELVEQFLAAHQPIQQPTWEKIWAEPVSSKPREIVFSQQGDLCAILDEAGNCVVRDLIDGTIVVQGERALVGNVLACAISPDGKLVLTSSLEQPAILWDARSGKQLHLYKTPRAPIKVSLPTADRVVMLFEDGSFSHGPLRQAKLTNILPQFPDGELPADSLAVSPNGLDVLIWKNKGRLAQHYQFPTKAASKAGVRKYRTPQEFEPLTGGLITKHFQALFDLSGRMRWLGTMEASRPGKSRLAWTRYTTLRTHLERGVVSPDERLGAFVSEHGVLAFPAENPALWKMFAPPAFQEKSNLLWLAPDFQRLAMYDSGRLTLYRADLTNQIRDVPLLRKCVENKKFQALNQAYLLLDQSPAYSARSLIQPYTQDYLQLVDDALNYQSEQTNGEFLAEWDNWAAAAEDATLGTVYYAQKAAAAAWAARGGDTAANVKPGDMKKFLDKMAETRKLLLPLMQRKHVPAEAVYQWLRACQALGWEEEDVALGMEKLLKSHPYHADSHRMIMFSLLPRWHGEPGDAQAYSEKVIEAVPPEYQDALYCVMHLSILRQKQMMQPDILFDEIKNPPRVLDNLELEWERLLSGADQLSELLPDDPYGPTLGLYLSIQICDVPKTKHYLKIIDEKFRGIIAQIEYFSYADMYFLREALKAIPD from the coding sequence ATGCGACATCATATTTTGGCCTGGACTGTGTGCGCATTGCTATTGATGGGTGTGGCGCATCCCGTGTCCGGGGCGGAAACACGCAAATGGCAATCCCACGACGGCAAATATAACGTAACAGGCGAACTGCAAGAATTTCGCGAGGCCACCGGGGAAGTTCTGATTCACAAGGAGAATGGCAAGACGATTACTGTGCCCTTGTCCGTTCTTAGCGCAGCGGATCAAGAATACGTAAAGGCGCAAACAACTCAACCCCACGACGCGGAGCATCCTCCCGCCAAGGCCGCTACGGAGTCCGACGAACAACTTGCCAAAGAATTGGTAGAGCAGTTTCTGGCGGCGCATCAACCGATCCAACAACCAACTTGGGAAAAAATCTGGGCGGAACCCGTTAGTTCAAAGCCGCGTGAGATCGTTTTTAGCCAGCAAGGCGATCTCTGTGCCATATTGGACGAAGCCGGGAACTGCGTGGTGCGGGATTTGATTGATGGAACTATCGTGGTCCAGGGGGAACGCGCGCTGGTGGGAAATGTCCTAGCATGCGCAATTTCACCGGATGGAAAGCTGGTCCTGACAAGTTCTCTCGAGCAACCCGCGATCTTGTGGGACGCCCGTAGCGGAAAACAGCTTCATCTGTACAAGACGCCCCGGGCACCGATAAAAGTCTCCCTGCCGACGGCGGACCGCGTTGTCATGCTGTTTGAGGATGGCAGTTTCTCGCACGGTCCCCTGCGGCAAGCAAAACTCACCAATATCTTACCGCAATTTCCAGATGGAGAACTTCCCGCCGACAGTCTGGCGGTATCACCCAACGGACTGGATGTGCTAATTTGGAAAAACAAGGGAAGACTCGCGCAGCATTACCAGTTTCCGACCAAAGCGGCTTCCAAGGCGGGGGTACGCAAGTATCGCACCCCGCAAGAGTTCGAGCCGCTTACGGGGGGGCTGATCACAAAACATTTTCAGGCGCTATTTGACTTAAGCGGCAGAATGCGGTGGCTGGGTACGATGGAAGCTTCCCGTCCCGGCAAATCGCGTTTGGCGTGGACACGGTATACGACGCTCCGGACACATCTCGAACGGGGAGTTGTTTCTCCGGATGAGCGTCTGGGGGCCTTTGTAAGCGAACATGGCGTGCTGGCATTTCCCGCCGAAAATCCCGCTCTGTGGAAAATGTTCGCCCCTCCGGCATTCCAGGAAAAAAGCAACCTGCTCTGGCTAGCGCCGGATTTTCAGCGATTGGCCATGTATGATAGTGGGCGCTTGACGCTGTACCGCGCGGACTTGACCAACCAAATTCGCGATGTGCCGCTACTCCGGAAATGTGTGGAGAATAAAAAATTCCAGGCGCTGAATCAAGCGTATCTGCTGTTGGATCAATCGCCCGCGTATTCAGCGCGGTCGCTCATCCAACCTTATACCCAGGATTATCTGCAATTGGTGGATGATGCACTGAATTATCAGTCGGAACAGACCAATGGCGAGTTTCTGGCCGAGTGGGATAACTGGGCAGCCGCAGCGGAGGACGCTACCCTAGGCACGGTCTATTATGCGCAAAAGGCCGCTGCCGCGGCCTGGGCCGCGCGTGGCGGTGACACGGCTGCTAATGTCAAGCCCGGGGATATGAAAAAATTTCTGGATAAGATGGCCGAAACCCGCAAGCTGTTGTTGCCGCTAATGCAGCGCAAGCATGTTCCCGCGGAAGCTGTCTATCAGTGGTTAAGAGCTTGTCAAGCGCTTGGCTGGGAGGAAGAGGATGTCGCGCTGGGGATGGAAAAACTGCTAAAGTCGCATCCCTATCATGCGGACTCGCACCGAATGATCATGTTCTCCCTCTTGCCTCGCTGGCATGGCGAGCCGGGAGACGCCCAAGCCTATTCCGAAAAAGTAATCGAAGCCGTGCCGCCCGAATATCAGGATGCCCTGTACTGCGTCATGCATTTATCCATTTTGCGCCAAAAGCAAATGATGCAACCCGACATCCTATTTGACGAAATTAAAAATCCTCCCCGCGTCTTGGATAACCTGGAACTAGAGTGGGAACGGCTGCTTAGCGGCGCCGATCAATTAAGCGAATTGCTGCCGGATGATCCCTATGGCCCCACTTTGGGCCTCTATCTAAGCATTCAAATCTGCGACGTGCCAAAAACAAAACACTATTTAAAAATCATTGATGAAAAATTTCGCGGCATTATCGCCCAGATCGAATATTTTAGTTATGCCGATATGTATTTTCTACGTGAAGCTCTCAAGGCAATTCCCGATTAG
- a CDS encoding type 1 glutamine amidotransferase, which produces MALPPVLILRHVTGEPIGQTADALAAAGLTTELWDMAACQQRTFHPPHWAGLVAIGGPMNVDQVEQYPFLAQEIHWLREAVRAKVPVLGLCLGAQLLAKALGARVGAAPAVEVGWHRVEFTAAGQQDPLLSDIPGPATVLQWHGDTFELPAGAVLLAAGAEFLAAGTENGASGRQCTHQAFRFGELAWGIQFHAEIGAEQIELWAKTPYDPHDRCAPGPELRDQILSALPRELPGAQIIGRKILGRFGKLCREVAQARGKGNGG; this is translated from the coding sequence ATGGCACTTCCCCCGGTCCTGATCCTGCGGCACGTCACCGGCGAACCGATCGGCCAGACCGCCGACGCGCTCGCCGCCGCGGGCCTGACCACCGAACTATGGGATATGGCCGCCTGCCAGCAACGGACGTTCCACCCCCCGCACTGGGCGGGGCTGGTGGCCATCGGCGGGCCGATGAATGTCGACCAGGTGGAGCAATATCCGTTTCTCGCCCAAGAGATCCACTGGCTGCGCGAGGCGGTCCGGGCCAAGGTGCCGGTGCTGGGCCTGTGCCTGGGGGCGCAACTGCTGGCCAAGGCGCTGGGGGCGCGGGTGGGGGCGGCTCCGGCGGTAGAGGTGGGCTGGCACCGCGTGGAATTCACCGCCGCCGGCCAGCAGGACCCGCTGTTGTCGGATATTCCGGGCCCGGCCACGGTTTTACAGTGGCATGGGGATACATTTGAACTCCCCGCCGGCGCGGTGCTTTTGGCCGCCGGGGCGGAGTTCTTGGCCGCGGGGACGGAGAACGGGGCCAGCGGCCGGCAGTGCACGCATCAGGCGTTTCGCTTTGGCGAGTTGGCCTGGGGGATCCAGTTTCACGCCGAAATCGGGGCCGAGCAGATTGAGCTATGGGCCAAGACGCCGTACGACCCGCACGACCGCTGCGCGCCAGGCCCGGAACTGCGCGATCAGATACTGTCGGCATTGCCGCGGGAACTGCCGGGCGCGCAGATCATCGGGCGTAAAATCCTGGGCCGCTTTGGCAAACTGTGCCGGGAAGTCGCGCAAGCAAGGGGCAAGGGGAACGGGGGGTAG
- a CDS encoding NAD(P)-dependent oxidoreductase: protein MLLPTISPAQTRLGWIGTGVMGLSMAGHLLAKGYSLTVYSRTRAKAEPLLARGAAWGETPEAVARGSDVIFSIVSRPADVREVILGPAGTLRGAAAGSIIVDMTTSDPALAVEIDQAARTRGVHSVDAPVSGGDIGAREARLSIMIGGDADVVRALQPCFEVMGKTIVHQGGAGAGQHTKLTNQILIATNIIGVCEALLYAFKAGLNLETVMQSVAPGAAGSWSLSNYGPRIMQDNYEPGFYVEHFIKDLGLALAESQRLGLSMPGLALAQQLYIALSSQGYGRKGIQALMLGLATLSNVDWRGRHH, encoded by the coding sequence ATGCTGCTTCCCACAATTTCTCCCGCACAGACCCGCCTGGGTTGGATTGGCACTGGTGTCATGGGCCTGAGCATGGCGGGGCACCTACTGGCCAAGGGCTACTCCCTGACCGTATATAGCCGCACTCGGGCCAAGGCCGAACCGTTGCTTGCCCGGGGGGCCGCGTGGGGGGAAACTCCGGAAGCTGTGGCGCGGGGGTCGGATGTGATTTTTTCGATTGTCAGCCGGCCCGCCGACGTGCGGGAGGTGATCCTTGGCCCGGCGGGCACGCTGCGGGGGGCGGCGGCGGGGTCCATCATTGTCGATATGACCACCAGCGACCCGGCCCTGGCGGTCGAGATCGACCAGGCGGCCCGGACGCGCGGGGTGCATAGCGTCGACGCGCCGGTCAGCGGCGGAGATATTGGCGCGCGCGAGGCGCGGCTGTCGATCATGATCGGCGGCGACGCCGACGTGGTGCGGGCGTTGCAACCCTGCTTTGAGGTCATGGGTAAGACTATTGTCCATCAGGGGGGGGCCGGCGCGGGACAACATACGAAACTGACCAACCAGATTTTAATCGCGACCAATATTATCGGCGTCTGCGAGGCATTGTTATATGCGTTCAAAGCCGGCCTCAATTTGGAGACCGTGATGCAGTCGGTCGCGCCCGGTGCGGCGGGCAGTTGGTCCCTGTCCAACTATGGTCCTCGGATCATGCAAGATAATTACGAACCGGGCTTTTATGTCGAGCACTTTATCAAGGACCTGGGCCTGGCCCTGGCCGAGTCACAGCGGCTGGGTTTATCCATGCCGGGCTTGGCGCTGGCCCAGCAGTTGTATATCGCGCTCTCGTCGCAGGGTTACGGGCGCAAGGGGATCCAGGCGTTGATGCTGGGGCTGGCCACATTGTCCAATGTGGATTGGCGGGGTCGCCATCATTAA
- a CDS encoding NfeD family protein: MSEPFLWATILLALGLFLVGLEFLLPSSGIIGLSAALCLGSGIGMAFYYGGSWYGYLYLAIALLCVPVIVGVGFKLLPYTPLGKKLLSLAPMGDEVLSDVATRRNLRGLIGMVGRAITPILPSGSIEVAGLVLDAISQGMPIEKGAGVQIIDIQGTRIIVRPFEGPIPSGVSAPVERENIPPDTQLFEQSLESLGIELEDDPPTKPA, translated from the coding sequence ATGTCTGAACCGTTTTTGTGGGCGACGATCTTACTAGCCCTGGGGCTATTTTTGGTGGGGTTGGAGTTCCTGCTTCCCTCCAGTGGGATTATTGGACTCAGCGCCGCCTTATGCCTTGGCAGTGGCATTGGCATGGCCTTTTATTATGGAGGCTCGTGGTATGGCTATCTTTATTTGGCCATCGCCCTGTTATGTGTGCCGGTGATCGTGGGGGTGGGTTTCAAGTTATTGCCATACACCCCCCTAGGCAAAAAATTGCTTTCCCTGGCTCCCATGGGGGACGAAGTGTTGTCGGACGTGGCGACCCGCCGTAATCTACGGGGGTTGATTGGCATGGTAGGCCGGGCCATCACGCCCATTTTGCCCAGCGGCTCCATCGAGGTCGCGGGACTGGTGTTGGACGCGATCAGCCAGGGGATGCCCATCGAAAAAGGGGCAGGCGTGCAGATTATTGATATTCAGGGGACGCGGATTATCGTGCGCCCCTTTGAGGGGCCGATTCCCAGCGGCGTTTCCGCCCCCGTGGAACGGGAAAATATCCCCCCGGATACCCAATTATTTGAACAATCGCTGGAAAGCCTGGGAATTGAGCTGGAGGATGACCCCCCCACCAAACCGGCGTAA